Proteins from a single region of Anastrepha ludens isolate Willacy chromosome 5, idAnaLude1.1, whole genome shotgun sequence:
- the LOC128863399 gene encoding dentin sialophosphoprotein-like: MAFYATVHQINNQLVMVTAQNESSISLQGYRYNYGIMEHHLEPVTVLLIGWLDQQSDFSKSNSFLKVGHGSVVDFSVVHASMVVVSVEDAVVEVASVEGEAVEEEGALVEDAFVEDASVYALVEDAPVEDAPVKGATVEDAAVENVSVEAAPVEEALFDDASVEDASVEGTPASVEDASVDDASVEDAGALVDSTSEDALVEDASVEDASVGYASVADAGAVVDSTSVDASVEDASVGDASVEDASAEDASVEDASVTDASDEDASVDEASVEDASDEGTSVEDASVEDASADDASVEDASVTDASVEDASVDEASLEDASVGDASVEDASVEVASVEDASVAEALSEDASVEDPSVTDASVEDASVEDASVEDASVGDASVEDVSVEGASVEDASVEEASAEDASVEEAPVEDASAENASVEDASVTDASDEDASVDEASVEDASVEGGSVEDASVEDASAEDASVEDASVDEASVEDASDGDASVEDASVEDASVEDALAEDASVEDASVEDTSVTDASVEDASAEEASVEDASVEGGSVEDASVEDASAEDASVEDASVDEASVEDASDGNASVEDASVEDASVEDASAEDASVEDASVEDASDGDASVEDASVEDASVEDASVEDASVEDASVEDASVDEASVEDASVGDASVEDASVEDESVEDASVEDASVEDASVEGASVEDASFEDASAEDASVEDASVDEASLEDASVGDASVEDASVTDASDDDASVEDASVEDASVTDASDDDASVDEASVEDASDGDASVEDASVTDASDDDASVEDASVEDASVTDASDDDASVDEASVEDASDGDASVEDASVTDASVEDASVDEASLEDASVGDASVEDASVEDESVEDASVEDASVEDASVEGASVEDASVEDASAEDASVEDASVDEASLEDASVGDASVEDASVTDASDDDASVEDASVEDASVTDASDDDASVDEASVEDASDGDASVEDASVTYASDDDASVEDA; the protein is encoded by the exons atggCATTCTATGCCACAGTGCATCAAATCAACAATCAGCTGGTTATGGTTACGGCGCAAAACGAAAGTTCAATTAGTCTGCAAGGTTATAGATATAACTACGGCATTATGGAACATCACCTCGAACCGGTTACAGTGTTGCTCATAGGCTGGCTCGATCAGCAGTC AGACTTCAGCAAATCCAACAGTTTTCTAAAGGTTGGCCATGGATCCGTTGTGGATTTTTCTGTTGTGCATGCCTCTATGGTGGTTGTATCGGTTGAAGATGCAGTAGTTGAAGTTGCGTCTGTTGAGGGTGAAGCGGTTGAGGAAGAAGGCGCGCTAGTTGAGGATGCTTTTGTTGAGGACGCATCTGTGTATGCATTAGTTGAGGATGCGCCAGTTGAGGATGCTCCGGTTAAAGGTGCAACAGTTGAAGACGCGGCTGTGGAGAACGTATCGGTTGAAGCTGCACCAGTTGAGGAAGCATTATTTGACGATGCATCAGTGGAGGATGCCTCGGTTGAAG GTACGCCTGCTTCGGTTGAAGACGCGTCTGTTGACGACGCTTCGGTTGAGGACGCAGGAGCTCTTGTAGACTCTACATCTGAAGATGCATTAGTTGAGGATGCGTCAGTTGAAGATGCATCAGTGGGATATGCTTCGGTTGCGGACGCAGGAGCTGTTGTAGATTCTACATCTGTGGACGCATCAGTTGAGGATGCGTCAGTTGGAGATGCATCGGTGGAGGATGCGTCAGCTGAGGATGCGTCAGTTGAGGATGCTTCAGTTACAGATGCGTCAGATGAGGATGCATCAGTTGATGAAGCCTCTGTTGAGGATGCATCAGATGAAGGTACCTCAGTTGAGGATGCTTCGGTGGAGGATGCGTCAGCTGACGATGCGTCAGTTGAGGATGCTTCAGTTACAGATGCGTCAGTTGAGGATGCATCAGTTGATGAAGCCTCGCTTGAGGATGCTTCAGTTGGAGATGCGTCGGTTGAGGATGCATCAGTTGAAGTTGCATCAGTTGAGGATGCTTCGGTTGCGGAGGCGTTATCTGAAGATGCGTCAGTTGAGGATCCTTCAGTTACAGATGCGTCGGTTGAGGATGCATCAGTTGAAGATGCGTCTGTGGAGGATGCTTCAGTTGGAGATGCGTCGGTTGAGGATGTATCAGTTGAAGGTGCATCAGTTGAGGATGCTTCGGTTGAGGAGGCGTCAGCTGAAGATGCGTCAGTTGAGGAAGCTCCGGTGGAGGATGCGTCAGCTGAGAATGCGTCAGTTGAGGATGCTTCAGTTACAGATGCGTCAGATGAGGATGCATCAGTTGATGAAGCCTCGGTTGAGGATGCATCAGTTGAAGGTGGCTCAGTTGAGGATGCTTCGGTGGAGGATGCGTCAGCTGAGGATGCGTCAGTTGAGGATGCTTCAGTTGATGAAGCCTCGGTTGAGGATGCTTCAGATGGAGATGCGTCGGTTGAGGATGCATCAGTTGAAGATGCATCGGTGGAGGATGCTTTAGCTGAGGATGCTTCGGTGGAGGATGCGTCAGTTGAGGATACTTCAGTTACAGATGCGTCAGTTGAGGATGCATCAGCTGAGGAAGCCTCAGTTGAGGATGCATCAGTTGAAGGTGGCTCAGTTGAGGATGCTTCGGTGGAGGATGCGTCAGCTGAGGATGCGTCAGTTGAGGATGCTTCAGTTGATGAAGCCTCGGTTGAGGATGCTTCAGATGGAAATGCGTCGGTTGAGGATGCATCAGTTGAAGATGCATCGGTGGAGGATGCTTCAGCTGAGGATGCTTCGGTGGAGGATGCGTCAGTTGAGGATGCTTCAGATGGAGATGCGTCGGTTGAGGATGCATCAGTTGAAGATGCATCGGTGGAGGATGCTTCAGTTGAGGATGCTTCGGTGGAGGATGCGTCAGTTGAGGATGCTTCAGTTGATGAAGCCTCGGTTGAGGATGCTTCAGTTGGAGATGCGTCGGTTGAGGATGCATCAGTTGAAGATGAGTCTGTGGAGGATGCTTCGGTGGAGGATGCGTCGGTTGAGGATGCATCAGTTGAAGGTGCATCAGTTGAGGATGCTTCGTTTGAGGATGCGTCAGCTGAAGATGCGTCAGTTGAGGATGCATCAGTTGATGAAGCCTCGCTTGAGGATGCTTCAGTTGGAGATGCGTCGGTTGAGGATGCTTCAGTTACAGATGCGTCAGATGATGATGCATCAGTTGAAGATGCGTCTGTGGAGGATGCTTCAGTTACAGATGCGTCAGATGATGATGCATCAGTTGATGAAGCCTCGGTTGAGGATGCTTCAGATGGAGATGCGTCGGTTGAGGATGCTTCAGTTACAGATGCGTCAGATGATGATGCATCAGTTGAAGATGCGTCTGTGGAGGATGCTTCAGTTACAGATGCGTCAGATGATGATGCATCAGTTGATGAAGCCTCGGTTGAGGATGCTTCAGATGGAGATGCGTCGGTTGAGGATGCTTCAGTTACAGATGCGTCAGTTGAGGATGCATCAGTTGATGAAGCCTCGCTTGAGGATGCTTCAGTTGGAGATGCGTCGGTTGAGGATGCATCAGTTGAAGATGAGTCTGTGGAGGATGCTTCGGTGGAGGATGCGTCGGTTGAGGATGCATCAGTTGAAGGTGCATCAGTTGAGGATGCTTCGGTTGAGGATGCGTCAGCTGAAGATGCGTCAGTTGAGGATGCATCAGTTGATGAAGCCTCGCTTGAGGATGCTTCAGTTGGAGATGCGTCGGTTGAGGATGCTTCAGTTACAGATGCGTCAGATGATGATGCATCAGTTGAAGATGCGTCTGTGGAGGATGCTTCAGTTACAGATGCGTCAGATGATGATGCATCAGTTGATGAAGCCTCGGTTGAGGATGCTTCAGATGGAGATGCGTCGGTTGAGGATGCTTCAGTTACATATGCATCAGATGATGATGCATCAGTTGAAGATGC TTGA
- the LOC128863400 gene encoding serine-rich adhesin for platelets-like, translating to MKLFTGLFLIALAVVFVQGRGISLSSLKDDASENSVEDSSEESSEETSGSDSTTGLQLGSSGLLSTIWKKLQSEAKRKNQGCKRRRCPPERTATTLASTTVETPTSTVAPTFVETSSTTTSTVAPTFVESSSTTTSTAAPVTNTQSTTASSTDAPSTEASSTEASSTNATSTDPSLTEAPSTEASSTDASSTDAHSTEPSSTDASPTEASSTEASSTDASSTDASSTEASSTEAPSTDASPTEASSTEASSTDASSADASSTEASSTEAPSTDASPTEASSTEASSTDASSADASSTEASSTEAPSTDASSADASSTEASSTEASSTDAPSTDASPTDASPSEASSTDASLADTSSTDASPSEASSTEALSTEASSTDASSADASSTDASPTEASSSEASSTDASSTDASVAEASSTDASSTEASSTDAPSTDASSTEASSTDASSSDASVTEASSTDASSADASSSEASSTDASSSDASVTEASSTDASSADASSTEASSTDAPSTDASSADASSTEASSTDASPSEASSTEASSTDASSSDASVTEASSTDASSADASSTEALSTEASSTDASSADASSTDASPTEASSSEASSTDASSSDASVTEASSTDASSADASSPEASSTDAPSTDASVTEASSTEASSTDAPSTEASSTDASSTDASVTEISSTDASSTEASSTEASSTDASSTDASSTDASPSEASSTEASPTEASSTDASSTDASSSDASPSEASSTEASSTDALSSDASVTEASSTDASSTDASSSDASVTEASSTDASPSEASSTEASSTDASSSDASVTEASSTDASSTDASSSDASVTEASSTDASPTEASSSEASSTDASSTDASSADASSTEASSTDAPSTDASSTDASSTEASSTDSSSTDASSTDASPTEASSSEASSTDASSTDASVTEASSTDASPSEASSTEASSTDASSSDASVTEASSTDASSADASSTDASPTEASSSEASSTDASSTDASVAEASSTDASSTEASSTDAPSTDASSTEASSTDASSSDASVTEASSTDASSADASSSEASSTDASSSDASVTEASSTDASSADASSTEASSTDAPSTDASSADASSTEASSTDASPSEASSTEASSTDASSSDASVTEASSTDASSADASSTEALSTEASSTDASSADASSTDASPTEASSSEASSTDASSSDASVTEASSTDASSADASSPEASSTDAPSTDASVTEASSTEASSTDAPSTEASSTDASSTDASVTEISSTDASSTEASSTEASSTDASSTDASSTDASPSEASSTEASPTERRISI from the exons ATGAAATTATTTACGGGACTATTTTTAATTGCGTTAGCTGTAGTCTTCGTCCAAG GCCGAGGCATTTCTCTCAGTTCTCTTAAAGACGATGCATCTGAGAATTCTGTAGAAGACAGTAGCGAAGAATCCTCAGAAGAAACAAGCGGAAGCGACTCGACTACCGGACTTCAACTTGGATCCTCTGGATTACTTTCAACAATATGGAAAAAACTACAAAGCGAAGCAAAGAGAAAAAATCAAGGATGTAAGAGACGTCGTTGCCCTCCAGAAAGGACTGCCACAACACTTGCGTCAACCACTGTTGAAACCCCAACTTCAACTGTTGCGCCAACCTTTGTTGAAACCTCATCTACCACAACTTCAACTGTTGCGCCAACCTTTGTTGAATCCTCATCTACCACAACTTCTACTGCTGCGCCTGTAACCAACACACAGTCAACAACTGCATCTTCGACTGATGCACCTTCTACCGAGGCATCCTCAACCGAAGCATCTTCAACCAACGCAACCTCAACTGATCCATCCTTAACCGAGGCACCATCAACCGAAGCTTCTTCAACAGACGCGTCTTCAACGGATGCACATTCAACCGAGCCATCCTCAACTGATGCTTCCCCAACCGAGGCATCCTCAACCGAGGCTTCCTCCACTGATGCATCCTCAACCGACGCATCCTCCACCGAAGCATCCTCAACTGAGGCACCTTCAACTGATGCATCCCCAACCGAGGCTTCATCAACTGAAGCATCCTCAACTGACGCATCCTCAGCTGACGCATCCTCCACCGAAGCATCCTCAACTGAGGCACCTTCAACTGATGCATCCCCAACCGAGGCTTCATCAACTGAAGCATCCTCAACTGACGCATCCTCAGCTGACGCATCCTCCACCGAAGCATCCTCAACTGAGGCACCTTCAACTGATGCATCCTCAGCTGACGCATCCTCCACCGAAGCATCCTCAACTGAAGCATCCTCAACCGATGCACCTTCAACTGATGCATCCCCAACCGACGCATCTCCATCTGAAGCATCCTCAACTGACGCATCTTTAGCTGACACCTCCTCAACCGACGCATCTCCATCTGAAGCATCCTCAACCGAGGCTTTATCAACTGAAGCATCCTCAACTGACGCATCCTCAGCTGATGCATCCTCAACCGACGCATCTCCAACTGAAGCATCCTCAAGCGAGGCTTCATCAACTGATGCATCCTCAACTGACGCATCTGTAGCTGAAGCATCCTCAACTGACGCATCCTCCACCGAAGCATCCTCAACTGATGCACCTTCAACTGATGCATCCTCAACCGAGGCTTCATCAACTGATGCATCCTCATCTGACGCATCTGTAACTGAAGCATCCTCAACTGACGCATCCTCAGCTGACGCATCCTCAAGCGAGGCTTCATCAACTGATGCATCCTCATCTGACGCATCTGTAACTGAAGCATCCTCAACTGACGCATCCTCAGCTGACGCATCCTCAACCGAAGCATCCTCAACTGATGCACCTTCAACTGACGCATCCTCAGCTGACGCATCCTCCACCGAAGCATCCTCAACCGACGCATCTCCATCTGAAGCATCCTCAACCGAGGCTTCATCAACTGATGCATCCTCATCTGACGCATCTGTAACTGAAGCATCCTCAACTGACGCATCCTCAGCTGACGCATCCTCAACCGAGGCTTTATCAACTGAAGCATCCTCAACTGACGCATCCTCAGCTGATGCATCCTCAACCGACGCATCTCCAACTGAAGCATCCTCAAGCGAGGCTTCATCAACTGATGCATCCTCATCTGACGCATCTGTAACTGAAGCATCCTCAACTGACGCATCCTCAGCTGATGCATCCTCACCCGAGGCTTCATCAACTGATGCACCCTCAACTGACGCATCTGTAACTGAGGCATCCTCAACTGAAGCATCCTCAACCGATGCACCTTCAACGGAGGCATCCTCAACCGATGCATCCTCAACTGACGCATCTGTAACTGAAATATCCTCAACCGACGCATCCTCCACCGAAGCATCCTCAACTGAAGCATCCTCCACCGATGCATCTTCAACTGATGCATCCTCAACCGACGCATCTCCATCTGAAGCATCCTCAACCGAGGCTTCACCAACTGAAGCATCCTCAACTGACGCATCCTCAACTGATGCATCCTCAAGCGACGCATCTCCATCTGAAGCATCCTCAACCGAGGCTTCATCAACTGATGCATTATCATCTGACGCATCTGTAACTGAAGCATCCTCCACAGACGCATCTTCAACTGATGCATCATCATCTGATGCATCTGTAACTGAAGCATCCTCAACCGACGCATCTCCATCTGAAGCATCCTCAACCGAGGCTTCATCAACTGATGCATCATCATCTGACGCATCTGTAACTGAAGCATCCTCCACAGACGCATCTTCAACTGATGCATCATCATCTGACGCATCTGTAACTGAAGCATCCTCAACCGACGCATCTCCAACTGAAGCATCCTCAAGCGAGGCTTCATCAACTGATGCATCCTCAACTGACGCATCTTCAGCTGACGCATCCTCAACCGAAGCATCCTCAACTGATGCACCTTCAACTGATGCATCCTCAACCGACGCATCCTCCACCGAAGCATCCTCCACAGACTCATCTTCAACTGATGCATCCTCAACCGACGCATCTCCAACTGAAGCATCCTCAAGCGAGGCTTCATCAACTGATGCATCCTCAACTGACGCATCTGTAACTGAAGCATCCTCAACCGACGCATCTCCATCTGAAGCATCCTCAACCGAGGCTTCATCAACTGATGCATCATCATCTGACGCATCTGTAACTGAAGCATCCTCCACAGACGCATCCTCAGCTGATGCATCCTCAACCGACGCATCTCCAACTGAAGCATCCTCAAGCGAGGCTTCATCAACTGATGCATCCTCAACTGACGCATCTGTAGCTGAAGCATCCTCAACTGACGCATCCTCCACCGAAGCATCCTCAACTGATGCACCTTCAACTGATGCATCCTCAACCGAGGCTTCATCAACTGATGCATCCTCATCTGACGCATCTGTAACTGAAGCATCCTCAACTGACGCATCCTCAGCTGACGCATCCTCAAGCGAGGCTTCATCAACTGATGCATCCTCATCTGACGCATCTGTAACTGAAGCATCCTCAACTGACGCATCCTCAGCTGACGCATCCTCAACCGAAGCATCCTCAACTGATGCACCTTCAACTGACGCATCCTCAGCTGACGCATCCTCCACCGAAGCATCCTCAACCGACGCATCTCCATCTGAAGCATCCTCAACCGAGGCTTCATCAACTGATGCATCCTCATCTGACGCATCTGTAACTGAAGCATCCTCAACTGACGCATCCTCAGCTGACGCATCCTCAACCGAGGCTTTATCAACTGAAGCATCCTCAACTGACGCATCCTCAGCTGATGCATCCTCAACCGACGCATCTCCAACTGAAGCATCCTCAAGCGAGGCTTCATCAACTGATGCATCCTCATCTGACGCATCTGTAACTGAAGCATCCTCAACTGACGCATCCTCAGCTGATGCATCCTCACCCGAGGCTTCATCAACTGATGCACCCTCAACTGACGCATCTGTAACTGAGGCATCCTCAACTGAAGCATCCTCAACCGATGCACCTTCAACGGAGGCATCCTCAACCGATGCATCCTCAACTGACGCATCAGTAACTGAAATATCCTCAACCGACGCATCCTCCACCGAAGCATCCTCAACTGAAGCATCCTCCACCGATGCATCTTCAACTGATGCATCCTCAACCGACGCATCTCCATCTGAAGCATCCTCAACCGAGGCTTCACCAACTGAA CGACGCATCTCCATCTGA